A stretch of Kaistella flava (ex Peng et al. 2021) DNA encodes these proteins:
- a CDS encoding type III polyketide synthase codes for MSVKIVTVAKQLPKYSRKTSEVLPFLDQWLVNQDSRFVRKVKKIFEGAAVDERYSIMDPIEVFTATSFEDKNDIYAREVVLLGEQVLDKSLKKASWDPQSLDYIITVSCTGIMIPSLDAYLINKLNLRQDIVRLPVTEMGCAAGVSGIIYAKNFLQANPGKRAAVIAVESPTATFQLEDFSMANIVSAAIFGDGAACVLLSSEENAEGPEILAQEMYHFYNNEHMMGFKLTNSGLQMILDIEVPDTIGEHFPNIIHPFLAKQNLKIKDIDYLIFHPGGKKIVQMVEGLFSELGKNIDTTKEILRLYGNMSSATVLYVLEEIINQKPQKGEKGLMLSFGPGFSAQRVLLQW; via the coding sequence ATGAGTGTAAAAATAGTTACCGTTGCCAAGCAACTCCCAAAATATTCCCGAAAAACTTCCGAAGTTTTACCTTTCCTGGATCAGTGGTTGGTCAACCAGGACAGCCGTTTTGTGCGTAAAGTCAAAAAGATTTTTGAAGGTGCCGCAGTTGATGAAAGGTATTCCATCATGGATCCAATTGAAGTTTTCACGGCGACATCTTTTGAAGATAAAAATGATATCTACGCTCGGGAAGTCGTTTTATTAGGTGAGCAAGTTTTGGATAAATCTTTGAAAAAAGCCAGTTGGGATCCGCAATCACTGGATTATATTATCACCGTAAGTTGTACTGGAATTATGATTCCGTCCCTTGATGCTTATTTGATCAACAAATTAAATTTACGCCAAGACATCGTTCGTTTGCCGGTTACAGAAATGGGTTGCGCTGCCGGAGTTTCCGGAATTATCTACGCTAAGAATTTCCTTCAGGCAAATCCTGGAAAACGTGCCGCAGTTATCGCAGTCGAAAGTCCGACCGCGACTTTTCAATTGGAGGATTTCTCCATGGCAAATATTGTGAGCGCTGCGATTTTCGGCGACGGCGCTGCATGTGTTCTTTTATCGTCAGAAGAAAATGCAGAAGGTCCAGAAATTCTTGCGCAAGAAATGTATCATTTTTACAATAATGAACATATGATGGGTTTCAAACTGACCAATTCTGGACTGCAAATGATTTTAGATATTGAAGTTCCAGATACGATCGGGGAACATTTCCCAAATATTATTCATCCTTTTTTAGCCAAACAAAATTTAAAAATTAAAGATATCGATTATCTTATTTTTCATCCGGGTGGAAAAAAAATTGTTCAAATGGTAGAAGGATTATTTTCAGAATTAGGTAAAAATATTGACACTACAAAAGAGATTTTAAGACTTTATGGAAATATGTCGAGCGCGACCGTTCTTTACGTTTTAGAAGAAATCATAAATCAAAAACCGCAGAAAGGCGAGAAAGGTTTAATGTTAAGTTTCGGACCAGGATTTTCTGCACAACGAGTTTTATTGCAATGGTAA
- a CDS encoding methyltransferase domain-containing protein — MALDTTYRTDLEESMDDFSIDNEGLVTALDDIARINQLLGGNSVTLGGVKTLIKDFPKDKTITIMDFGCGSGDMLRMLSKFGKENNLNFQLIGIDANEATIRHAEKCSVDFENITYLAEDIFLYDFSKYNIDIALITLTLHHFKDDEILKIMRVILNLVKKGIVVNDLQRSKLAYRLFQAIIFIFRLEKMTAEDGLISILRGFKREDLDKFSKDLGLKKFSIKWKWAFRYQWIIEK; from the coding sequence ATGGCTTTAGATACAACGTACAGAACAGATCTTGAAGAATCGATGGACGATTTCTCCATTGATAATGAAGGTTTAGTAACCGCTTTGGACGACATTGCCAGAATTAATCAATTGCTCGGTGGAAACTCCGTGACTTTAGGTGGAGTTAAAACTTTAATTAAAGATTTCCCAAAAGATAAAACGATCACCATCATGGATTTCGGTTGTGGAAGCGGCGATATGCTGCGAATGTTATCAAAATTTGGAAAGGAAAATAATTTAAATTTTCAGTTAATTGGTATTGATGCGAATGAAGCCACGATTCGCCACGCTGAAAAATGTTCCGTAGATTTTGAAAATATCACGTATTTAGCGGAAGATATTTTTCTGTACGATTTCTCAAAATATAATATTGACATTGCTCTGATAACCCTTACTTTACATCACTTTAAAGATGACGAAATTTTAAAAATAATGCGTGTCATTTTAAATTTGGTTAAAAAAGGAATCGTCGTCAATGATTTACAAAGAAGTAAATTGGCTTACCGACTTTTTCAGGCAATTATCTTTATCTTTAGATTAGAAAAAATGACCGCGGAGGACGGATTAATTTCCATTTTGAGAGGTTTCAAAAGAGAAGATTTAGATAAATTTTCAAAAGATTTAGGTTTAAAAAAATTTAGCATCAAATGGAAGTGGGCATTCCGCTACCAATGGATTATTGAAAAATAA
- a CDS encoding NAD(P)/FAD-dependent oxidoreductase, translating to MKNSNCDTEVIIIGGGLAGLTSAIHLTKMGRKVIVIEKNSYPKHKVCGEYISNEVLPYFDWLNIKIDELKPTHISTLQFSSESGRTIETKLPLGGFGISRYTLDDALYKKALSQNCEVIEDQVNEVIFKDDYFEVHLASGKTLSSKVVLGGFGKRSNLDLKMNRDFLKNKSPWLAVKSHYKGEFENDVVGLHNFKGGYCGVSKVENNLLNICYLTNFKSFKKYKNIDEFQEKVVSQNPHLKNILENSTTVFEKPLTISQICFDKKENVEDHILMMGDTAGLIHPLCGNGMAMAIHSAKLASEQTLDFLSGKTSRQEMEKNYSSNWNKNFKQRLWYGRILGSILEHSKLSEVLTNLITHLPFLLPIIIRKTHGKEINMTQN from the coding sequence TTGAAGAATTCAAATTGCGATACCGAAGTCATCATCATTGGTGGCGGTTTAGCAGGTTTAACGAGCGCGATACATCTCACGAAAATGGGTCGTAAAGTCATTGTTATTGAGAAGAATTCTTACCCAAAACATAAAGTCTGCGGCGAATATATTTCTAATGAAGTCCTTCCCTATTTCGATTGGTTGAATATTAAAATTGATGAATTAAAGCCAACCCACATTTCAACCTTGCAATTTTCTTCCGAGTCTGGAAGAACGATTGAAACCAAACTTCCGCTCGGTGGTTTTGGGATCAGCAGATATACTTTAGATGATGCACTTTATAAAAAGGCTCTTTCTCAAAACTGCGAGGTTATAGAAGATCAGGTAAATGAGGTGATTTTTAAAGATGATTATTTTGAAGTTCATTTGGCATCCGGAAAAACTTTATCCTCAAAAGTTGTTTTGGGCGGATTTGGAAAACGATCAAATTTAGATTTAAAAATGAATCGCGATTTTTTAAAAAATAAATCTCCTTGGTTGGCGGTGAAGTCTCACTACAAAGGAGAATTTGAAAATGATGTTGTGGGTTTGCATAATTTTAAAGGTGGTTATTGTGGTGTTTCAAAAGTGGAGAATAATTTGCTCAATATCTGTTATTTAACTAATTTTAAATCTTTCAAGAAATATAAAAATATTGATGAGTTCCAGGAAAAAGTTGTCTCTCAAAATCCACATTTAAAAAATATTTTAGAAAATTCTACTACTGTATTTGAAAAACCTTTGACCATCAGTCAGATTTGTTTTGACAAAAAAGAAAATGTAGAAGATCATATTTTAATGATGGGTGACACCGCAGGATTAATACATCCTTTATGTGGTAATGGAATGGCAATGGCAATTCATAGTGCAAAATTGGCTTCAGAACAAACATTAGATTTTTTGTCAGGTAAAACTTCTCGTCAAGAAATGGAAAAAAATTATTCTTCGAACTGGAATAAGAATTTCAAACAAAGATTATGGTATGGCCGAATTTTAGGTAGTATTTTAGAACATTCAAAACTTTCCGAAGTTTTGACAAATTTAATAACCCATCTTCCTTTCCTACTTCCGATTATCATTAGAAAAACCCACGGAAAAGAAATCAATATGACTCAAAATTAA